ACGATTAGCTTGTCTTGGAAATGCAGGATCGGTTTAATTTGGAGCATGCTGCCAACCAAAGCCTGTGCTCCTGACAAACGTCCTCCCCTCTGCAGGTGACGAAGATCTTCCACCATAAAATAAGCACGCAAGGTTTTTTTCATTTCCTCAAGTTCTGCTAAAATTTCTTTAGCCTTCATTCCTTTGTTTGCGAGTTCCGCTGCCTTTAACGCATAAAACCCTTGGACGGCACAAGCAATTTCAGAATCGAACACGTGAACGTCCATGTTCTCTACCATATCGCCTGCCTGTTTCGACCCAGCCATCGTTCCGCTGATACCACTCGACAAATGAATGGCCACTACTTCATCATACTGTTCTGAAAGCTTTTCATATAATGAGACAAATTCACCGATGGGTGGCTGAGAGGTTTTCGGAAGTTCTTCCCGTGCTTTTTCGTAAAACTCCACAGTATCCAATGCCGTTTCCGCATAGGACTCGGCGCCGAATGTAATCTGCAAGGGCACAACGTGTATACCTTTGTCTTGTGCTTGTTGCTGTGGGATATATGCCGTGCTGTCTGTCACAATCGCTGTTTTCATTTTCAATCAGCCTCCACTGCTATCTTACCAAAACTTGCCTGTCAGTAGGCAAAAAATCCAGTCCTTGAATCAACACGTTCAAGCTTTCTTTCCCTTTGCGTGCATGTAAAAAAGCTTTTCCGGACACAAGCCCTATTCGCCTGCCAGGAAAAGCTTTGATTGTAGTTGTTGATTATTGATTTCCGATAAAATGCAGGCTCGTCACTTTCCAATCGCCCTGCTCTTTCTTGAACACAACCACTTGCCGCCCAGATTGCTGCATGCCTTGGTCGGTTCCGGATTCATTCATCTCTACATTGATGGTCGCAAATACTTCTGCCCGGTCTTCTTCGTATTTCACAATCGTTTCATCACTCGTCGTATAGGTCGTATCGTAATTATCGAAAGCCTCAGCTAAAGCTTGCTGATCTTCTTCACGGTCAAAGCCATCCGGATTTTCAGCAATCGTCGCCATATATCGTTCCATATCTTCCGCATTGAACGCTGCGATGTATTCGCCGTATGCATCTAACAATTTCTGCTTGTCCTCTTCCGGAACTTCCGCTGCGACAACATCTCCCTCATCATCAAGAGTGAAGCCAACTTCTTGGTCCGTTATGCCGTGTTCTATGGCATTGTTTTCAGTAGCCGCATTGCCATCTTCTGCGGTATTGCTATTGACTGTAGCGTCTTCTTCACTTGAACAACCCGCGAGCGTCAATATGAGCCCAGTTGCCATAATCCATTTTTTCATGATGCATTCCTCCTGCGCTCATTTTGCCATAGCTCCATGCGGAATACAATGAAGAAACAGTGTCAATATGCGACACGACAATTCCATTAGCTGTCATGTACAATGTAAGGAAACCTTAAGGAGGCGATCATGTGGAAAAATGGGAAGCTGAACGTTTGCTCAACCAAAAAATGCAAGACACTCGAACCTATCCAAAAAGAAGAACCGCGACACGAGCGAAAAAATACAATTTGACGATGGAACCTGCAGATGACTATATAGTACTGGATTTTGAAACGACCGGTTTGCGCGCTGGTGACGATAAAATCATCCAAATCGGTGCTGTGAAGTATATCGGTCATCACCAGCAAGACACCATGTATTTATTGATTAATCCGGAACGGCCGATTTCTAGTACCATCACCCGCATTACAGGTATCCGAAACAGTGATGTCCAGAATGCGCCGGTCATAGAAGAAATTGCTCCTCAGTTGATTGACTTTATCGGGGAGCTGCCAATCGTCGCTCATAATGCCCCCTTCGATATGGGATTTTTGTACGCACTTGAGCGCATCACGCCTGTGCCGCCTTATCAAGTAATTGATACGGTCCGGCTGGCACGCAAATTCATCACGGAAACACCCAATCATAAACTGACGACCTTATCCGCCTATTTAGAGCTCGAGCACAATGCTCACGATGCACTTGGCGATTGCTTAGTTACTGCATCGATCTATCAATTTTGCATCGGACGCATGTAAAAAAGCGCCGGAAGCAATTGCTTCCGGCGCTTTTTATATGTTCACGGTGAGATCACCTACTGCGGCCTGTTGGCTTTAGCGGACTTCCACCCATCCGTTTTTAATAGCTGTTACCACTGCCTGCGTGCGGTCGTTAACCTGCATTTTTTGCAAAATGCTCGACACGTGATTTTTAACGGTCTTTTCAGAGATGAACAAAGTTTCACCAATGACACGGTTGCTTTGCCCATCCGTCAGCAATTGCAAAACTTCGCTTTCGCGTTTTGTCAATAAATGGTAAGGTCGACGGATTTCTGTTTGGTGGAATGAACCTTTGTTTTCCCGTTCGCTCAAACGGCGGAATTCCATTACCAAATTTCGCGTTACTTTTGGATGCAGGTACGATCCGCCTTTAGCCACGACTTTGATCGCCTGGATAATGGCATCTGCGTCCATTTCTTTTAGCATATAGCCAAGTGCCCCAGTTTTAAGCGCATGCGTCACATATGATTCGTCATCGTGAATGGACAGCATAATGACTTTAGCGTCCGGGAATCTTTCGATCAGCTCACCCGTAGCTTCGACACCATTTTTTTGCGGCATGTTGATATCCATCAACACAACATCCGGCTGATGTTCTTCGTATAGCTTGACGACTTCCTCGCCGTCGCCGCCTTCTGCGACCACTTCAAAGGTTTCTTCGAAGTCCAGGATACGCTTAACACCTTCCCGGAACAATTGGTGATCATCAATAATAATAATTTTTGTCATTATGTCGTCCTCCTCAAAATACCATATCTTACATACCCGTCTTCAGCGGGATATGAAACATTAACACCGTTCCTTCGCCCAGCGTGGAGTTAATGAAAAACTCGCCGCCGATCAATTCAATTCTCTCTCTCATGCCGGCCAAGCCGAATGACTGGTCTTTAACAATCTCTTGATCAAACCCGGAGCCATTGTCCTTAATGATAATCGACACTTGTTCAGAGAGCCACTCCATTTTAACTTCGATTTCCGTCGATTTTCCATGGCGAATCGCATTCGACACCGATTCTTGCACGAGTCGGAAAATGGACGTTTCAAAGTTATTCGGGAGCCGGAGTTCGTTTCCATTGGAATGAAAAAACAACCGGACTCCGTGGTTATATTCTTCAATCGTTTCGAGATATTTTTTTAAAGTCGGAACTAGCCCAAGATCATCTAATGCCATTGGACGCAAATCATAGATGATTCGCCTGACTTCTGTGAGTGCTTGCCTCACCATCTCTTTCAACGAAGAAATTTCCTTAAAGGCCTTATCCGCACCTTTTTCACGGTATGTTTTCTCGATTAAGTCCGAACGCAGCAAGACGTTTGCCATCATCTGGGCCGGGCCATCATGTATCTCACGTGACAGCCGCTTCCGCTCTTCTTCTTGCGCTTCGATGATTCGCAAGCTATAGTCCTGTTTGCTTTTCGATTTATCGACCGCTTCACCAAAATCTTCAATATCCGACGCCAAATAATTGGTGGCCACGTTGATCTGGTTGACCAATCGTTCTGCACGTTCAATTGTTTGAAGAAGTTTTTGAAGATTGCGCTGGAGGCGGTCCCGTTTTTGCCGAAACTTTTTTTCCTCTGCGCGGTTCAAGGATAATTGCACTTGCATTTCGTTGGCCAACTCAAAAGCTTCGCGAACTTGGTTTTCAGTGAATGATTCGAATGAACCCGATAGTTCAGCGAGTCGCCGGCGAGCTGAACGAGTCCGCTCTTCAAGGGCATCGCCTTCCGCTATGATGCGGCTGATGTTCGACCTAACGTTCTCCAACTCGTCCTTCATCTCTTCATAGCTGCGACGACTTTCTTCGCTAATGGCGAAAATTCCCTGTTTCGACTGGTCCATCTTTGCGACCAGTTCGTCAAAGATGGAATCTAATGAAGTTCCACCGTTTTTCTTTGCCATTCTAAAACCGCCTTAGCTATACTTACTGTAACCAACCGTCTCTTTGCTTCTTTCGCCTTACGGGCTTTAACCAGTATATCACTATATACGCAACAGCATATTAAGAATTCATTACAAATTATCTGATTTCATTCTACAACAGGGGGAGTAAAAATGCGAGAAAATTACATAACAGTAGGTTCTTCTGCCAGTGCAGAAATACTCATAAATAAATCCCGTTTTATCGGTCATGCCGCAAGAGCTGAAACAGAAGCAGAAGCAGCCGCATTTATCGATTCCATCAAAGCGCAACATCGCCAAGCTACCCATAATTGCTCGGCGTACCTGATTGGCGAACATGATACAATTCAAAAAGCAAACGACGACGGGGAACCTAGCGGAACAGCGGGTGTGCCAATGCTAGAAGTGCTAAAGAAACAAGGGCTAAAAGACACTGTACTGGTAGTGACACGCTATTATGGCGGGATCAAATTGGGTGGTGGAGGATTAATCCGCGCTTATGGAAAATCCGCAACGGAAGCAATTGCTGCTTGCGGCGTGGTGCAACGCCGCCTCCACTACTTGATGCAAGTATCCATCGATTACACTTGGCTTGGCAAAATGGAGAATGAAATCCGGCAGTCGGATTATCCACTAGCTGGCATTGATTATTCAGACGCGGTGGTCTTGTCCATCCATGTGCCGATTGAACAAGAACTCCTGTTTACTGAGTGGGTCAATGAACTGACAAATGGCCAGGCTGAAATTGAATCTATACGCACCGAATTCCTCGAGTTTCCACATGCTTAGTTTGTTTTCATTTACGTGCGTATCAAATCCCTGTATAATATCAACAGCACAAAAAAATGAAAATTCGTAAATCCCTTATGTCTTTACGATTAGCAAAAAGCGACAGCATGTGCTCGGCTAATTCCAAAGCCGCACATAATCCCCCCTTAGAGGAGCAACTATAATGAGTAGAAAAATCCAGCGGGAGGCGAAGTCCAGCAGGCGGAAAACAATCATCAAAATTTCCGCGATTCTGGCCGTCTCCTTGTTGATCAGTTTATCCGCGTTCGGCATTTGGCTTGTTAAAAAAGCAGAGTTTGCTGCAAACAATGCGTACGAGTCGGCAGATGGGCGCGACAAATCCGATCTTCGCGAAGAGCAAGTCGAACCGCTGAATGACAATATCTCGATTTTGTTCATCGGGATCGATGACAGTGAAGCAAGAGATCAAAGCAGTGACAATATTCGTTCCGATGCGTTGGTGTTGGCCACGTTGAATAACGAAGATAAATCTGTGAAGCTTGTCAGCATTCCGCGAGATACCTACACTTTCATTCCGGATTCAGGATATGAAGATAAAATCACACATGCATACGCATTGAACGGTCCGCGCTCAACGATTGAAAGCGTTGAAGGACTGCTCGACGTACCAGTTGATTATTATATGACCATGAACTTCGATGCTTTCGTTGATGTCGTAGATGCATTAGGCGGAATCACAGCCGAAGTGCCTTACGATTTGAAAGAAAAAGATGAGACAGATTCTCATAATGCAATTGAACTCGAAGAAGGGCTGCAGCAGCTCAATGGCAGTGAAGCCTTGGCCCTGGCCAGAACCCGCTATTACGATAATGACATTGAACGTGGCAAGCGACAGCAGATGATCCTTGAATCGATCATGGACAAAGCTTTGTCGGCAGGATCTATTACCAAATACGGCAGTGTGATTGAAGCTGTCGGAGACAATATGAAAACCAATATGAGTTTCCGTGATATGCAGGCATTTTTCGAATATGCTAAAAACGGCAAACCTGATGTGGAGACGATGAGCGTTCAAGGTTACGATGATATGTCTACGGGCATTTATTATTACCAGCCTGACCAAGAATCTCTCGAAGAATTGAAAGATATACTTCAAAGCCATCTCGGTTTGAAGCCGGACACATCGAATCTGTCTTTAAACGAAGATACTCTTACCGAACAAGCTTTTCCGGATCTAGAATCAGACCAAGAAGAATAAAAAAACTGGCAACCGAAATTCGGTTGCCAGTTTTTTGTTCTCATAAATGTTTTGCCCAAAAGAAAAAAACGGCCGAGGCCGCTTTTTCACTTCCCTATCATTCTCACTAAATTGATTAACGGGCGGTAATTCTTTCCTGCAAGTCCGACCACTTCCACGAATAATTCAATCACCAGAAGCATAACTCCGATTAGCAGGATACCTCCCCACAGAGTTGCTTGCGAGAATAGCAATGCCGCCAATCCGAATAGCGCAGAAATCCCGTAGATAATCAAGACTGTCTGGCTATGCGAAAATCCGATGTTTAACAAGCAATGGTGTAGATGTGATTTATCCGCTTCGGAAATGGATTTCTTTTCACGAACGCGTCGCACGATAGCGAAGAACGTATCCGAAATCGGCACGCCAAGCATGATGATCGGAATGATTAAAGCGACCACTGTCACGTTCTTAAAGCCCATCAATGCCAGCACGGAGATCATGAAGCCGAGAAACAGCGCCCCGGTGTCGCCCATGAAAATCTTTGCTGGGTGGAAATTGTAAAACAGGAATCCGATGGAGCTTGCGGCAAGAATAGCGGCTGTCGACATAACGAAAATATCGCCCATGATGAAAGCCATCGCCGTTAGCGTCAATAAGGCAACAGTAGAAACACCTGCCGCTAGGCCATCAAGTCCGTCGATCAAGTTGATAGCGTTAGTAATGCCCACAATCCAAATAATCGTAAGGGGAATACTGAAATACCCGAAATCCAACACGCCGCCAAACGGCAAGTTAATGAATGAAATTTCGAGTCCGCCGCCAATGACGACAACTCCAGCTGCAGCCAATTGACCAAGCATCTTCGCTTTTGCTGTAATTTCAAGCATATCATCCAAGACACCCGTTACGATGATGAGAAATGCACCGATGATGATGGCTGTTTCAATCGGAATCAATGAAGCATCTAACGCTGAAGAAACGGGATCCTTCGGTTGGAGGAATAGATAAGCGATCAAAAAAGATCCAAATATAGCTAACCCGCCCAAGCGCGGCATGATTCTTGCGTGTACTTTTCGATAATTGGGCCGATCCACTGCCCCGATGCGAAATGCCAATCTCTTCACAAGGGGAGTCAGGAGAATCGAAGCGATAAATGCCACAACCAGTGTAAGGTATAGCATGTTCTTCCTCCTTAAAAAACTCTCATTTTGCATACATATCCTGCATTATTATAGCATGGCCATTTAAAAAAGAAAGTAATAGATGCTGCTTTCCAATATCTTTCCTTTTCTTACTCTATATCAATAGACGGTCCTCGCGATAAAAAGTTTCCGCCCCCTTCTCCTTTTTGATAAAATAATTCAAGCGAGTGAAACTTTGGAACCAGAATTTCGTTCACTCGATAATATTCAGAATAAACAGGCACTTTTATAGTATTATATCCATAATATGCTATAATAAACACATAGATTACGAATATCATACTAATTTGAGCGGGAGTGCAAATTATGGACAGCAATCTTCTATTTTATTCTTCGAAGAAAGAATGGTCTCCTTATGATGAAGCAGCTGTATTGAAAATGGACTACCATAAACGGGCGGAGCTTGCGCGATCAATTAATTGCGAAGGGCTGCTAGTGGATTTGTCGCTCGATCAGCATCCCGAAGTACGAAAAGGTGTCGCTGCTAATGCAGCTACTCCACTGACTACATTAAAACGATTGGCAGAGCAGGATTTATGCATCTCAGTCCAAGAAAAAGCCAGAGCAACACTTAAAGATCCATCTTTGCAATCATAAACGAATGCTCCCTGAGATTGCTGCGGGGAGCTTTATTAATTTTCACAAGAGGTTTATATCCACTCAAAAAGGCTATATAGGCAGTAAACAAATTCATAAGGAGGCATTTCAATGGCTGATAAAGAAGGATTCTCTGATAAACTGAAAGGCGCCGTCAGCAAAGGCAAAGGCGAAGTGAAAGATCAGGTCGGCAACGCGACGGATAATCCGGATTTGCAGGCTGAAGGCAAGTCCGATAAAACCAAAGGCAAAGTCCAAGACACCGTGGGCAAATTTAAAGAAGGCTTCAATAAAGACAAATAAGTTTATGAAAAACCGGCCAATGTGCCGGTTTTTTTTATTTCCAAATTTTAATTTTCATAACTGCGCGAATTCAGCTATAATAAATTCTTGTGCGACCATGTTTAATTTAAAAGGAGAACTCCCATGAATAAGAAAACGCTTACAAATTCTGAAACTTTAACAATTGGGCTCATGCTATTCGCGCTGTTTCTCGGCGCTGGAAATTTAATCTTCCCTCCCTATCTCGGCCAATTGGCAGGAGAACAATTAATTCCCGCCATTATTGGATTTTTGCTGACAGGCGTCGGCTTGCCGCTATTAGGCATACTCGCCATCGCAAAAGCTGGCGGAGACTTGCAATCAATCGCTGGACGGGTCCACCCGGTCTTTGGCATCGTCTTCACAATGATTGTCTATTTGGCAATTGGTCCGTTTTTCGGGATTCCCCGAACAGCTACTGTCGCGTTTGAAATCGGCACAGCTCCTTTTTTGACAGCTGAAATGGCGTCATCGTTTTGGTCATTATTTTTGTTTACCATCATTTTCTTTGTGATTACTGTCCTTTTTGCGCTGAACCCCACCAAACTTGTGGATCGTATCGGTAAAATTCTGACGCCGATCCTCATCGTCGTCATCGGGTTTTTAGCCATCAAAAGTTTTCTGACACCTATGGGTCCAATTGGTGCCCCAGTCGAAAATTATGGTACGGAAGCGTTTTTTGAAAGCTTCCTCCAAGGCTATTTGACGATGGATGCAATCGCTGCATTGGTTTTCGGAATTGTCATCATTCAATCTATCCGGGCTAAAGGTGTTGAAGATAAGAATATCATCTTAAAGACGACCGCTTATGCTGGATTTATCGCTGCGGCTGGCCTGTCGCTAGTTTACCTTTCCTTAAGCTATATTGGCGCAACTAGTGTTGAAGCTATCGGCATGCAAGACAATGGTGGAGAAGTGATTGCACTGGCTTCACGCGTGCTTTACGGGGAGATTGGCGGCATCATTTTGGCTGCCGCGATTACATTTGCTTGTTTAACGACATCAATCGGTCTCGTCTCCGCAACATCTCAGTTTTTCAATAAGATTTTCCCGCAATTGCCGTACGTGGCCTATGTGTTTATTTTTGCAGGGTTCTCGACCATCATCGCCAATGTCGGGCTGACTCAATTGATCGCCATTTCCTTGCCAGTCCTGCTAGCCATCTATCCATTGGCGATTGTGTTAGTTATACTTTCATTTTTCGATCATTCCTTTTATCAAAAATCTTATGTCTATATAATTCCGCTTGTCCTTACGGGTATCGTTAGTGTAATAGATGCATTAAAGAGTTCAGGGTTTGAGTTCAATGCCATTACACAGGCATTTTCTTACTTGCCGTTTTATGAACAAGGGATCGGCTGGCTCGTTCCTGCTGTTGTCGGAACACTCATCGGAATCGTCATTGCTCGTACCACACACAAATCATGAGTTTATAAAAAAGGCAGGAGAAATGAAAATTTCTCCTGCCTTTTTGTCAGAACAAACGAGGCGTTGGTGGCGTTCCCGTCTTCTTCTCTACATCTTTGTGGAAATCATCTACATCTCTAGGGTTTTTCGCTGATTCAAAATCGTCGCGACGATCTCCATCATTTGAATGCTCTTCTTCTGAATCATGGCCGAACGGCGCTGGCCCAAGGTTCGGATCTGATCCTGGAGAAGATTCAACTTCTCTATTCAATTCCTTTTCGCCTTCTTGGTCACCGAGTTTAGGTTCGTGTTCCATGCGTTTTTCAGATGGTTTTTCCGCTTCCGATGGCTTTTCACGGTCGCTAGTCGGATGGATTTCGTCACCTTTCAAACGGGAATCCTGGGATTTGCTATGCACTTGAGATCTATTCGTCTGCTCACGAGTGGCATCGGTAGTATAAATGCCGTCAACACCCGTATCATGTCGGCCCTCGTGTTTCTGGATATCTTTATCGATCAGTTTTTCATCGTCGTGCATTCTTCCATCCCGTTCAACATCTCTGCCAAACGGCGCGAATGCCGTATTGCGTTCTCCCGAATCCAGATCCATAGGTTGGTTGTCATCAGAATGCGAAGAAAAGTGCTCAGCCTCTGAATCACTAGGCTCCCCATCGGTATAGAGAAGGACCGCGCCTCGTTCAATTTCACGCTCGTACTGATCTGCCTTGTCGCGGGTTATACCGAATTCATCCAACTTAGCTCGAGCTTGATCCTCACCAGTGAAAAGAGTTTTGATGCGTTTGCCAAAAGAATTAGCCTGGCTTGAATCTACTCCATACCGATCGTGTGCTTCGTTCACCAAGTTTTTATCGTTCGCCAGCACATGGATATCTTCGTTACGATATCCTCTTGAAATAAAGCTTTCCAAAGCCTGTTCCATTTCTTCTTGCGTGTAGACGATTTCGTATTGACGGTTTGTCTGTGCCATTCATAAAACCTCCTGATTTCACTTGTCTTGTTAGTTGTTTACCCGCACGTTATCATTGCTAAAACATTTCGTTCCTTCTATTTCATCATTTTTACATCGATAAAACTCGTATCCTCAGGCACCATAAAACCCCCGGCCATTGATGGCTGGGGGCAAGGATTCATCTGTATTTTCGATCAGTCTTACTTTGTGCTTCTGTTTTGCTTGTGCCGCCCCTAGCTTTTTCCACTTCGGGTTTTTCCTGAGTAGTAAAGGATACATGGCGCTCATCTTTCACTAATGTTGGATCTTGAAGGAATGTTTCACCTCGAGCGAAACGGTCTTCCTGTTCATCATAATTATTGTCAACGGACTGGATGTACTGACGGCGCTCTGCATCGGTTGGTTCTCCCTCAGGCGCACCTTCTGATTCTTTTACTTGTTCCATGATGCCCTTTCGTTCGCCTTCAACATATAATAAGGTTCCGCCTTTAGCTACATCTTCTGTGTAGCGCTGAGACTCCGCTTCTGATAAACCAAGTGAATCAATCGATTCCTTGACCGCACTCTTCCCTGTTACAAAACTCTTCATTTTATCTCCGAATGCCCCGGCTTTTTCCACTTCCACTTGATCGCTGTTTAAGTGATCGGTATTTTCAGCCACTGCATGGATTTCCTCTGTGGCATAGCCTTGTTCATTTAACTGGCTCAATTTACGGTTGAAATCTTCTTGAGAATAAACGACCCCAAGTACTTGTTTGTTTGATGTGCTCATCACAATACCCCCATTTAATTGATTTAGCTGCTGTATTATTATTCCTTACCCCTCATTACACTTTATCTAAACTTTCCGGAAATTATTATACTAGAACATTAGAACTACTAGTAAGTCCAATTACTGTAATGATTTAGGTGTTCTTTTGGATAATAGGCACTTTTTACCTTTTTTCTCAAAACACAAGTTACAGATATAAAAAAGCAGTTTATTTTGAAAATTGATGCTATCATAGATTTAATATGTGCATTTAAAGTAAAATATGAATGTAGATGTGGAGGCGGTAAGTATCGTACTAAATAATCTCTCTGATATACGCTTGTCAGGGCCGCCTGGCCAAGCGGAGAAAAACTCTCCTACATGGATGATGGAAGTACTGCCCATTCAAATGGAAAGGAGAGCGGACATGGACACTGGAATGAGACTGAAATACCACCGATTAAAAAAACGTTTCAGCATGGAAGAAACGG
This is a stretch of genomic DNA from Planococcus maritimus. It encodes these proteins:
- a CDS encoding LCP family protein, whose protein sequence is MSRKIQREAKSSRRKTIIKISAILAVSLLISLSAFGIWLVKKAEFAANNAYESADGRDKSDLREEQVEPLNDNISILFIGIDDSEARDQSSDNIRSDALVLATLNNEDKSVKLVSIPRDTYTFIPDSGYEDKITHAYALNGPRSTIESVEGLLDVPVDYYMTMNFDAFVDVVDALGGITAEVPYDLKEKDETDSHNAIELEEGLQQLNGSEALALARTRYYDNDIERGKRQQMILESIMDKALSAGSITKYGSVIEAVGDNMKTNMSFRDMQAFFEYAKNGKPDVETMSVQGYDDMSTGIYYYQPDQESLEELKDILQSHLGLKPDTSNLSLNEDTLTEQAFPDLESDQEE
- a CDS encoding general stress protein, which translates into the protein MAQTNRQYEIVYTQEEMEQALESFISRGYRNEDIHVLANDKNLVNEAHDRYGVDSSQANSFGKRIKTLFTGEDQARAKLDEFGITRDKADQYEREIERGAVLLYTDGEPSDSEAEHFSSHSDDNQPMDLDSGERNTAFAPFGRDVERDGRMHDDEKLIDKDIQKHEGRHDTGVDGIYTTDATREQTNRSQVHSKSQDSRLKGDEIHPTSDREKPSEAEKPSEKRMEHEPKLGDQEGEKELNREVESSPGSDPNLGPAPFGHDSEEEHSNDGDRRDDFESAKNPRDVDDFHKDVEKKTGTPPTPRLF
- a CDS encoding YigZ family protein, encoding MRENYITVGSSASAEILINKSRFIGHAARAETEAEAAAFIDSIKAQHRQATHNCSAYLIGEHDTIQKANDDGEPSGTAGVPMLEVLKKQGLKDTVLVVTRYYGGIKLGGGGLIRAYGKSATEAIAACGVVQRRLHYLMQVSIDYTWLGKMENEIRQSDYPLAGIDYSDAVVLSIHVPIEQELLFTEWVNELTNGQAEIESIRTEFLEFPHA
- a CDS encoding PolC-type DNA polymerase III; translation: MEKWEAERLLNQKMQDTRTYPKRRTATRAKKYNLTMEPADDYIVLDFETTGLRAGDDKIIQIGAVKYIGHHQQDTMYLLINPERPISSTITRITGIRNSDVQNAPVIEEIAPQLIDFIGELPIVAHNAPFDMGFLYALERITPVPPYQVIDTVRLARKFITETPNHKLTTLSAYLELEHNAHDALGDCLVTASIYQFCIGRM
- a CDS encoding general stress protein, which gives rise to MSTSNKQVLGVVYSQEDFNRKLSQLNEQGYATEEIHAVAENTDHLNSDQVEVEKAGAFGDKMKSFVTGKSAVKESIDSLGLSEAESQRYTEDVAKGGTLLYVEGERKGIMEQVKESEGAPEGEPTDAERRQYIQSVDNNYDEQEDRFARGETFLQDPTLVKDERHVSFTTQEKPEVEKARGGTSKTEAQSKTDRKYR
- a CDS encoding CsbD family protein, which produces MADKEGFSDKLKGAVSKGKGEVKDQVGNATDNPDLQAEGKSDKTKGKVQDTVGKFKEGFNKDK
- the brnQ gene encoding branched-chain amino acid transport system II carrier protein → MNKKTLTNSETLTIGLMLFALFLGAGNLIFPPYLGQLAGEQLIPAIIGFLLTGVGLPLLGILAIAKAGGDLQSIAGRVHPVFGIVFTMIVYLAIGPFFGIPRTATVAFEIGTAPFLTAEMASSFWSLFLFTIIFFVITVLFALNPTKLVDRIGKILTPILIVVIGFLAIKSFLTPMGPIGAPVENYGTEAFFESFLQGYLTMDAIAALVFGIVIIQSIRAKGVEDKNIILKTTAYAGFIAAAGLSLVYLSLSYIGATSVEAIGMQDNGGEVIALASRVLYGEIGGIILAAAITFACLTTSIGLVSATSQFFNKIFPQLPYVAYVFIFAGFSTIIANVGLTQLIAISLPVLLAIYPLAIVLVILSFFDHSFYQKSYVYIIPLVLTGIVSVIDALKSSGFEFNAITQAFSYLPFYEQGIGWLVPAVVGTLIGIVIARTTHKS
- a CDS encoding glycosyltransferase family 4 protein, whose translation is MLYLTLVVAFIASILLTPLVKRLAFRIGAVDRPNYRKVHARIMPRLGGLAIFGSFLIAYLFLQPKDPVSSALDASLIPIETAIIIGAFLIIVTGVLDDMLEITAKAKMLGQLAAAGVVVIGGGLEISFINLPFGGVLDFGYFSIPLTIIWIVGITNAINLIDGLDGLAAGVSTVALLTLTAMAFIMGDIFVMSTAAILAASSIGFLFYNFHPAKIFMGDTGALFLGFMISVLALMGFKNVTVVALIIPIIMLGVPISDTFFAIVRRVREKKSISEADKSHLHHCLLNIGFSHSQTVLIIYGISALFGLAALLFSQATLWGGILLIGVMLLVIELFVEVVGLAGKNYRPLINLVRMIGK
- a CDS encoding sensor histidine kinase codes for the protein MAKKNGGTSLDSIFDELVAKMDQSKQGIFAISEESRRSYEEMKDELENVRSNISRIIAEGDALEERTRSARRRLAELSGSFESFTENQVREAFELANEMQVQLSLNRAEEKKFRQKRDRLQRNLQKLLQTIERAERLVNQINVATNYLASDIEDFGEAVDKSKSKQDYSLRIIEAQEEERKRLSREIHDGPAQMMANVLLRSDLIEKTYREKGADKAFKEISSLKEMVRQALTEVRRIIYDLRPMALDDLGLVPTLKKYLETIEEYNHGVRLFFHSNGNELRLPNNFETSIFRLVQESVSNAIRHGKSTEIEVKMEWLSEQVSIIIKDNGSGFDQEIVKDQSFGLAGMRERIELIGGEFFINSTLGEGTVLMFHIPLKTGM
- a CDS encoding response regulator transcription factor, with amino-acid sequence MTKIIIIDDHQLFREGVKRILDFEETFEVVAEGGDGEEVVKLYEEHQPDVVLMDINMPQKNGVEATGELIERFPDAKVIMLSIHDDESYVTHALKTGALGYMLKEMDADAIIQAIKVVAKGGSYLHPKVTRNLVMEFRRLSERENKGSFHQTEIRRPYHLLTKRESEVLQLLTDGQSNRVIGETLFISEKTVKNHVSSILQKMQVNDRTQAVVTAIKNGWVEVR
- a CDS encoding DegV family protein, yielding MKTAIVTDSTAYIPQQQAQDKGIHVVPLQITFGAESYAETALDTVEFYEKAREELPKTSQPPIGEFVSLYEKLSEQYDEVVAIHLSSGISGTMAGSKQAGDMVENMDVHVFDSEIACAVQGFYALKAAELANKGMKAKEILAELEEMKKTLRAYFMVEDLRHLQRGGRLSGAQALVGSMLQIKPILHFQDKLIVPYEKIRTRKKAMNRIVEELKKDCGKEPLQATVIHANRLEEAEKWKAELERDCPNVEFTISHFGPVIGTHLGEGAMGLGWAKK
- a CDS encoding YybH family protein is translated as MKKWIMATGLILTLAGCSSEEDATVNSNTAEDGNAATENNAIEHGITDQEVGFTLDDEGDVVAAEVPEEDKQKLLDAYGEYIAAFNAEDMERYMATIAENPDGFDREEDQQALAEAFDNYDTTYTTSDETIVKYEEDRAEVFATINVEMNESGTDQGMQQSGRQVVVFKKEQGDWKVTSLHFIGNQ